The proteins below come from a single Nocardiopsis gilva YIM 90087 genomic window:
- a CDS encoding CDP-alcohol phosphatidyltransferase family protein translates to MQSNPASDRIWTVPNLLSVLRLIGVPFFLWLVLVPQADWWALGLLAFAGVSDWLDGKIARAWNQVSRLGALLDPMADRLYIFAALLGLVVRDIVPWWLMAVLVVRDVLIVLALPVLRHYGYGPLPVNFAGKAATLCLLYSFPLLFIAGYDGIVGDVARIVGWAFAIWGTAIYWWAGLLYAVQGLRLIGQTRRADRSSAEGVASAPRPAATTGDAGEVPGDRASNETCEEPDQAPRRPDDSGPPSSDRKGATSPP, encoded by the coding sequence ATCCAATCGAATCCGGCGAGTGATCGGATCTGGACGGTCCCGAATCTGCTAAGCGTGCTGCGGTTGATCGGGGTCCCCTTCTTCCTGTGGCTTGTTCTGGTGCCGCAGGCGGATTGGTGGGCGCTGGGCCTCCTCGCGTTCGCCGGAGTCTCCGACTGGCTCGACGGCAAGATCGCGCGGGCGTGGAACCAGGTGAGCCGCCTGGGTGCGCTGCTGGACCCCATGGCCGACCGCCTGTACATCTTCGCTGCGCTGCTCGGCCTGGTCGTCCGGGACATCGTTCCCTGGTGGCTCATGGCCGTCCTCGTCGTGCGCGACGTCCTCATCGTGCTCGCGCTTCCGGTGCTGCGCCACTACGGCTACGGCCCCCTTCCGGTGAATTTCGCCGGAAAGGCGGCGACACTTTGCCTTCTTTACTCGTTCCCCCTGCTGTTCATCGCCGGTTATGACGGAATTGTCGGAGATGTGGCAAGAATTGTGGGTTGGGCGTTCGCCATCTGGGGAACGGCTATCTACTGGTGGGCCGGACTGCTCTACGCAGTGCAGGGTCTGCGCTTGATCGGGCAGACCCGCCGGGCCGACCGATCGTCGGCGGAGGGTGTCGCATCCGCGCCGCGACCGGCGGCCACGACCGGCGACGCCGGTGAGGTGCCCGGCGATCGGGCGAGCAACGAGACCTGCGAAGAACCTGACCAGGCTCCGCGTCGCCCTGATGACTCCGGGCCACCGTCCAGCGACAGGAAGGGAGCGACATCCCCACCATGA
- a CDS encoding mannose-1-phosphate guanyltransferase, with protein sequence MKAVVMAGGEGTRLRPMTANQPKPLLPVVNKPIMEHVLRLLKRHGIDDTVVTVQFLATLIRNYFGDGEELGMNLSYVAEEVPLGTAGSVKNAEEQLRGEPFIVISGDALTDIDLSDMVRFHRENGAMVTIGLKRVANPLEFGIIIVDEQGRIQRFLEKPTWGQVFSDTVNTGIYIMEPEVLDHVAAGEVVDWSGDVFPKLLKDGAPLYGYIADGYWEDVGTHESYLRSQADVLSGKVDVDIDGFEVSPGVWVAEGADVDPEAVLKGPLYIGDYAKVEAGAELREFTVLGSNVVVRSEAFLHRTVVHSNVFIGASTNMRGCVIGKNTDVMSGARIEEGAVVGEECVIESEAYLSNDIKVYPFKTIEAGAVVNANVIWESRGQRSLFGPRGVSGLINVEITPELAVRLASAYATTLKKGSVVITSRDVSRAARTLKRAVISALTAAAIDVRDLEVVPLPVARFHTSQSGVAGGISLRTTPGDPQSVDIVFLDDRGADLSPAAQRKLERVFSRAEYRRAFPGEIAELSFPSRGVESYAHELLRRVDTTGVAEAELKVVVDCAGGSASLILPSLLGRIGVDVLTVNNRLDESSPTDTLAKQMRDLQRLGDLVKSSGADFGVRFDPVAERLALVDENGELVDNDRALLVVLDLVAAERRGGRVALPVTTTRVAEQVASYHGAQVQWTPTSTDELTKAAKAEDIIFASDGRGGYLLPEFSRTTDGIAAFVRLLGLVARTRMSLSQIDRRIPQAHLLRRSVPTPWAVKGSVMRAVVEAAGDREIDTTDGVRVLEPGGGWALILPDTAEAVTHLWAEGPDSDTAQRLLDEWAAVVEHAEG encoded by the coding sequence ATGAAGGCCGTTGTGATGGCTGGAGGCGAGGGGACCCGCCTGCGGCCGATGACCGCCAACCAGCCCAAACCCCTGCTGCCCGTTGTGAACAAGCCGATCATGGAACACGTGCTGCGTCTCCTCAAGCGGCACGGGATCGACGACACGGTTGTCACCGTGCAGTTCCTCGCCACCCTGATCCGGAACTACTTCGGTGACGGCGAGGAGCTCGGGATGAACCTGAGCTATGTCGCCGAGGAGGTTCCCCTCGGAACGGCTGGCAGCGTCAAGAACGCCGAGGAACAGCTCCGCGGCGAGCCGTTCATCGTCATTTCCGGTGACGCGCTCACCGACATCGACCTCTCCGACATGGTGCGGTTCCACCGGGAGAACGGCGCCATGGTCACCATTGGCCTCAAACGGGTCGCCAACCCCTTGGAATTCGGCATCATCATCGTGGACGAACAGGGGCGCATTCAGCGCTTCTTGGAGAAGCCCACATGGGGGCAGGTCTTCTCCGACACGGTGAACACCGGCATCTACATCATGGAGCCGGAGGTCCTCGACCATGTCGCCGCGGGCGAGGTCGTCGACTGGTCCGGCGACGTCTTCCCGAAGCTGCTGAAGGACGGGGCGCCGCTCTACGGCTACATCGCCGACGGCTACTGGGAGGACGTGGGGACCCACGAGAGCTATCTGAGGTCCCAGGCCGACGTCCTGTCCGGCAAGGTCGACGTCGACATCGACGGCTTCGAGGTCTCCCCGGGGGTCTGGGTGGCCGAGGGCGCCGATGTCGACCCGGAGGCCGTGCTCAAGGGCCCGCTCTACATCGGTGACTACGCCAAGGTCGAGGCGGGGGCCGAACTCCGCGAGTTCACCGTCCTCGGCAGCAACGTGGTCGTGCGCTCCGAAGCGTTCCTGCACCGCACCGTGGTGCACAGCAACGTCTTCATCGGCGCCAGCACCAACATGCGCGGCTGCGTCATCGGCAAGAACACCGACGTGATGTCGGGAGCCCGGATCGAGGAGGGCGCCGTCGTCGGTGAGGAATGCGTCATCGAGTCCGAGGCGTACCTCTCCAACGACATCAAGGTCTACCCCTTCAAGACCATCGAGGCCGGGGCGGTCGTCAACGCGAACGTCATCTGGGAGTCGCGCGGCCAGCGCTCCCTGTTCGGCCCCCGCGGCGTCTCCGGGCTGATCAACGTGGAGATCACGCCCGAACTCGCGGTCCGTCTGGCCAGCGCGTACGCCACCACCCTGAAGAAGGGCTCGGTGGTCATCACCTCCCGGGACGTCTCCCGGGCGGCGCGCACCCTCAAGCGCGCCGTGATCAGCGCGCTCACCGCCGCGGCCATCGACGTCCGCGACCTGGAGGTCGTGCCGCTGCCGGTGGCGCGCTTCCACACCTCGCAGAGCGGCGTGGCCGGGGGCATCAGCCTGCGCACCACGCCCGGCGACCCGCAGTCGGTGGACATCGTCTTCCTCGACGACCGCGGCGCCGACCTCTCCCCGGCGGCCCAGCGGAAACTGGAGCGGGTCTTCTCCCGCGCCGAGTACCGCCGGGCGTTCCCCGGGGAGATCGCCGAACTGTCCTTCCCCTCGCGCGGCGTGGAGTCCTACGCCCACGAGCTGCTGCGGCGCGTCGACACCACGGGTGTCGCCGAGGCCGAGCTGAAGGTCGTCGTCGACTGCGCCGGAGGATCCGCCTCGCTCATCCTGCCGTCGCTGCTCGGCCGGATCGGGGTCGACGTCCTGACGGTCAACAACCGGCTGGACGAGAGCTCGCCCACGGACACGCTCGCCAAGCAGATGCGCGACCTGCAGCGCCTGGGCGACCTCGTGAAGTCCTCGGGGGCCGACTTCGGCGTCCGGTTCGACCCCGTGGCCGAGCGGCTCGCGCTCGTGGACGAGAACGGTGAACTGGTCGACAACGACCGCGCCCTGCTGGTCGTCCTCGACCTCGTGGCCGCCGAGCGCCGGGGCGGCCGGGTCGCCCTGCCGGTGACCACCACCCGGGTGGCCGAGCAGGTGGCGTCGTACCACGGCGCCCAGGTGCAGTGGACACCGACGTCCACCGACGAGCTGACCAAGGCGGCCAAGGCCGAGGACATCATCTTCGCCTCCGACGGGCGCGGCGGCTACCTGCTCCCCGAGTTCTCGCGTACGACTGACGGCATCGCCGCGTTCGTCCGGTTGCTCGGCCTGGTGGCGCGCACCCGGATGTCGCTGAGCCAGATCGACCGGCGCATCCCGCAGGCGCACCTGCTGCGCCGGTCCGTTCCCACACCGTGGGCGGTCAAGGGCAGCGTCATGCGCGCCGTGGTGGAGGCCGCCGGCGACCGCGAGATCGACACCACCGACGGCGTCCGGGTCCTTGAGCCCGGCGGCGGGTGGGCCCTCATCCTGCCCGACACCGCCGAAGCCGTCACCCACCTGTGGGCCGAAGGCCCCGACTCCGACACCGCGCAGCGTCTGCTGGACGAGTGGGCGGCCGTGGTCGAGCATGCCGAAGGCTGA
- a CDS encoding FHA domain-containing protein, giving the protein MSSVYCTQCGHAVADDARFCSNCGSPIRAAGQEAPRSGERRDSVGETTSTISISGIQALEAEIDAGDEAPADPANVDALPAGTALLVVKRGPNAGSRFLLDSDVTTAGRHPNSDIFLDDVTVSRRHVEFFRRGDGFGVRDVGSLNGTYVNRERIDEAELGGGDEVQIGKFRLVLLTKPRR; this is encoded by the coding sequence ATGTCGAGCGTTTACTGCACGCAGTGCGGTCACGCCGTTGCGGATGATGCCCGTTTCTGCTCCAACTGTGGTTCCCCCATCCGCGCGGCGGGACAGGAGGCTCCTCGTTCCGGCGAGCGCCGCGACTCCGTCGGTGAGACCACGTCCACGATCTCCATCTCGGGAATCCAGGCCCTCGAAGCCGAGATCGACGCGGGCGACGAGGCTCCCGCTGACCCCGCCAATGTCGACGCGCTGCCGGCCGGCACAGCGCTGCTGGTCGTCAAGCGCGGCCCGAACGCCGGGAGTCGCTTCCTGCTGGACAGCGACGTCACCACGGCCGGGCGCCACCCCAACAGCGACATCTTCCTCGACGACGTGACCGTCTCCCGGCGCCACGTGGAGTTCTTCCGGCGTGGAGACGGCTTCGGGGTTCGCGATGTCGGCAGCCTGAACGGCACATATGTCAACCGCGAGCGCATAGATGAGGCCGAGCTCGGCGGCGGCGACGAGGTGCAGATCGGCAAGTTCCGACTGGTGCTGCTGACCAAGCCGCGGCGCTGA
- a CDS encoding bifunctional nuclease family protein — translation MKHMEVVGVRVEMPSNQPIVLLKESDGERYLPIWIGAVEATAIALAQQGVVPARPLTHDLFRDVLDALDASLSTVNITSLSDGIFYADLVFSNGVEVSARPSDSIALALRTGAPIYAHDDVVEEAGVPIPDEQEDEVEKFREFLDQITPEDFGRTT, via the coding sequence GTGAAGCACATGGAGGTCGTCGGCGTCCGGGTCGAGATGCCCTCGAACCAGCCGATCGTCCTGCTCAAAGAGTCCGACGGAGAACGCTACCTTCCGATCTGGATCGGTGCGGTGGAGGCCACCGCGATAGCTCTGGCCCAGCAGGGCGTCGTCCCCGCGCGGCCGTTGACCCATGACCTGTTCCGGGACGTCCTCGACGCGCTCGACGCCAGCCTGAGCACCGTCAACATCACGTCCCTGAGCGACGGCATCTTCTACGCCGACCTCGTCTTCTCCAATGGCGTCGAAGTGAGCGCGCGGCCCTCGGATTCCATCGCCCTCGCCCTGCGCACCGGCGCGCCGATCTACGCCCATGACGACGTCGTCGAGGAAGCCGGAGTTCCGATCCCGGATGAGCAGGAGGACGAGGTCGAGAAGTTCCGCGAGTTCCTGGACCAGATCACACCCGAGGACTTCGGCCGGACGACCTGA
- a CDS encoding MerR family transcriptional regulator: protein MAVTSGKRQASGLTRSALRRAGEQGLLCEEDVVALPMDVGYRGPTACAAAGITYRQLDYWARTGLVAPSVRQEGGRGGPPLYSVRDILILKVVKRLIDTGISLQQIRNAVEHLQCRDTADIAQITLMSDGISVYECTTPDEVVELLQGGQGVFGIALGRVWREVEGRLRDLPGEHLPQPADAHPGDELARRRRERRIG, encoded by the coding sequence GTGGCGGTTACGAGCGGCAAGCGGCAAGCCTCGGGTCTCACACGCTCAGCGTTACGGCGGGCTGGGGAGCAGGGGCTGCTGTGCGAAGAGGACGTGGTGGCGCTGCCTATGGACGTCGGCTATCGCGGCCCAACGGCATGTGCGGCCGCCGGAATCACCTACCGCCAGCTGGACTACTGGGCGAGAACCGGGCTGGTCGCCCCGAGTGTGCGCCAGGAGGGCGGCCGCGGCGGACCGCCGCTGTACAGCGTCCGCGACATCCTCATCCTCAAGGTCGTCAAGCGCCTGATCGACACGGGCATCTCCCTCCAGCAGATCCGAAACGCGGTGGAACACCTCCAGTGCCGCGACACCGCGGACATCGCCCAGATCACCCTGATGAGCGACGGCATCAGTGTCTATGAGTGCACGACCCCCGACGAGGTCGTCGAGCTGCTGCAGGGCGGACAGGGCGTGTTCGGGATCGCGCTGGGCCGGGTCTGGCGCGAGGTCGAGGGCCGACTGCGCGACCTTCCCGGCGAGCACCTGCCGCAGCCGGCCGACGCGCACCCTGGCGACGAGCTGGCGCGACGTCGCCGCGAGCGGCGGATCGGCTAG